DNA sequence from the Cloacibacillus sp. genome:
AGCCAGACGGCAAGGGGCAGCGGCGTGGTCTTGAAGAGGCCGTCCGCGTACTGCGTGATCAGCACCTGCAGGGCGAAGGTCAACGCGAATACGCCGAGCATCAGCCTGTTGGCGCCGAAGCCGCGCAGTACGCTCGCGCTGCCCAGCGCGCAGCTGTTGAAGGCGTTGAAGAGCTGGAATACGACGAAGAGCGTGAAGAGGATCGAAGGCTGCTGCTCTTTCGTGCCGCCGAGGAAGTTCAGCCAGTGCTGTACCATGAATACCGCCGTGATGTACAGGCCGTTCGTGACGATGTTCCAGAGCATCTCCCTCGACACGATGCTGGCGTCTCTCCTGACGGGCGGCTGATTCATGAGGTCGCCGCGCACCGGCTCAAGGCCGAGGGTGAGGGCGGGCGGCCCATCCATGATTATATTTATCCACAGTATCTGGATCGCGGTGAAGGGCGCTTCGAAACCTGCCGCGACCGACAGGAGGATGACGAGCACCGACGACAGGTTGACGGTGAGCTGGAACTGGATGAAACGCTGGAAGTTGCGGTATATGCCGCGTCCCCACTGCACAGCCTTGACGATGGTGGAGAAGGAGTCGTCCTGCAGCACGATGTCGCTCGCCTCCTTCGAGACCTCCGTCCCCGAGATGCCCATCGCGATGCCGACGTCGGCGCTTTTGATCGCGGGAGCGTCGTTGATGCCGTCGCCGGTGACGGCGACGACGCTGCCAAGGGCCTTCAGCGTCTTGACTACCCGCATCTTTATAGACGGCGTACTGCGCGCGATGACCCGTATCGCGGGCAGCCGCTCCGCCAGCTCGCCGTCGGAGAGGGACTCAAGCTCCCGCGCCTCCACCGCGTAATGGCCGTCGCCGAGCAGTCCGAGTTCGCCGGCGATCGCGGCGGCGGTGGTGATATTGTCTCCCGTAAGGACCTTGACTTCGATACCGGCGCCGCGGCAGTGTTCGACCGCCTCAAAGACGTCGGCGCGCAGAGGGTCGGCGATCGCTGCGAAGCCGTCGAAGGTCATGCCGCTCTCTATCATCTCCCTTTCCTTATCATAATCTTCGGAATCCGGGATTTCGCGGTGGGCGAAGGCGATCACGCGGCGCGCCCGCTCCTGGAACTCCGTGATGCGCGCCTCGGCCTCCCTCCGCTCGCCGTCTGACAGGGAACACATTGAGAGTATCTTTTCCGGCCCGCCCTTGGTATAGGCCGTTATGAGCCTATCTTTCACAGCGACGGTGGTCATGTTCTTAGTCTCCGAGGAGAAGGGGAAGGCATGAAGAACGGTGCTTCTCCCGCGGATGGCGCGGTAGTCGCACCCCGCGCCGTGCGCCGCGACGAGCAGCGCGCATTCCGTGGGGTTGCCGATGAAGGCCGCTCTCTTCCCCTCAAAATGAACCTCGGCGGTGCTGTTGAGACAAAAATTATCGAGCAGCGGGCCGACGCCGAGCGGCTGTGGTTTGCTCTGCGTTTCTCCGGCGATGATATCCGTCACCGTCATGCGGTTTTCCGTCAGCGTCCCGGTCTTATCGGAGCAGATGACGTTTATTGCGCCGATCGTCTCACAGGCCGCCATCTTCTTGACGAGGGCGTTGTGCTTTGACATCTTGATAATGTTTATCGCGAGCGAGACCGCGACGATAGTCGGCAGTCCCTCGGGGACGGCGGCGACGATCAGCACGATGCTCGTGATAAAGGCCTCGGAGATCGTCTCCAGCGAGGCGGTGCCCCTGGAGATAAAGGAAGTGAGCTGGAGCAGAAAGACCGCCGCCGCGGCTCCGGACGCGAGCAGCGCGATCCTCCCGCCCATCTTCGCCAGCTTTTCCTGCAGCGGCGTAAAGGTTGACTCCGAGTCCGACAGTTCGCCCGCGATCTTGCCAAATTCCGTCGCGTCCCCGATGGCGGTGACGACGGCCAGGCCGCTGCCTCCCGTCGCGAAACAGCCGGAATAGAGCATGTTGGCGCGCTCGGCAAGCGGCGTTCCGGCGTCGGCGAAGATGGCCGCCGCCTCTTTATGCACCGGCATGCTCTCCCCCGTGAGCGCCGATTCGTCGGCCATTAGAGAGGAACTTTCTATCAGTCTCGCGTCGGCGGGGAACCTGTTTCCGGTCTCCACGCTGAGGATGTCGCCGACGGCTACCTCCCGCTGCGGGATGAGCTCCGCGCCGCCCTCCCTTATCACGCGCACCTTGGTGTCGTCGGCGATTCGGTTCAGCGCCTCAAAGGCCTTGGCGCTGCGTCCCTCCATCGCCACCGTGATTATTATGGAGAGCGATATCGCCGCGAAGATCCCCGCGCACTCGATAAAATCCGTCTCGCCGCCGCTCACGCCGCGCGCGATATTTACGCCCAGCGTGATCAGCGCCGCCGCGGTCAGCATGAGTATCATCGGCTCGCGGGCGGCCTCCGCAAGCCGCCGCAGCACTGAAGCAGGCTTTTTTTTCGTAAAGCTGTTTTCTCCGTAACGTCGGCGGCTCTCCGCCGCCTCTTCCCCGGTCAGTCCCCGGCGCGGATCGACGCCGAGCCTGCTCAGTGTTTCGGCGGCGCTCTCCCGGAAGGGCTCCCTCTCTGTCGGACTCTTTTCTGGCTGCTGCATTTCGAGTTCCACATCCTTTCGTCTTATACAACGAAAAGACCCAGGTATCGGCTCTGCGCGAGCCTTACCTGAGCCATAATAAAAGACTCAATGTAAAGCTTTCAGAGCAATACATGAGTCTCGTTATTTAAGACAAGCCAGACTTTTAGATCTCAGCCAGGATGTTGACTTGCCACGCGCTCCTGCGCGCCACTACTCCCCCACGGGTACTTTTCAATTGTAGCGTATAAGCTATCATCGCTCCCATCTTTTGTCAATAGAGACAACTACGGCCCGCGGCGCGGCGGAGCCGGTTTCGTCTCCGCCGCGCTGTGATTTGACGTGGTTCTAAGGACTACCTAAGATAGAGGAATCCGAGGAAGGTCGCGAATACCCCCGCCGTCGCGAGGCGGATGGCCGCGCCGATAGTGGCGGCGACGATGCAGTCGCGGTGCGAAAGGTCCGTCGAGGCGGTCCAGATGACGGGGACCTGTCCGAAGATGACCTGCAGCGGGAAACCAGAGGAGGCCAGAACGAAGGAGCCGACGATCATCTGCGGCGTGAAGTTCATCGCTATATCCTTGATCTGGGCCATCGCGAGCGAACCTCCCGCGAGCAGTGAAACTACGCCGCTCTCCGGTTCGATATTCATCCAGGTGAGCATCGCCGCGAGCGCGCCCTCGAAGGGGGCCCAGAGGCCGAAGAAGTCAAGCGCGCCGATGCCCGCGAAGACTATCGCGCAGGCAGGGATAATGAGGGTGAAGAGCAGCTCCGCGCCCTCCTTCGCCGCGCCGAAAATTGTCGGCAGGAAGCCGATGTCCGGCGTGAAGACCGGTATCTCATGCAGGGATACGGCCCTGCAGTCGCGCCAGATAGTCAAACGCAGGAGGAAAGGCACGAGGAGTATGGGTAGGAAGTAGCTTAGTACGAGGATGAGAAATACGCGGACGTTGACGGCGGTCATCGCGATAATGCCGAAGATGAGGATCAAGAAGGAGCAGGGGGCCTGCATCATCATGGCGATGCCGATCTTTTGTTCGTCCTTAGTCGCGCCCGCCTTCTTGAATATAGGGCTTGAAATGCGCCCTGCGGCGTTGACGTCGCCGAGGATATTATAGATGACGGGAATGGCGACGCAGGCGTTGACGCCGACATACTTCATGAGGGGGACGAATATCCTCATCAGCGCGTCCGTGAAGCCGAGGCGTTCAAGGATACGTCCCATTGTAACGCTGATGATGATCGCGCAGCCGATGCTGCCAGTCACATATACGGGGACGACGACCTTGAAAGCGCGGTTGAACATCGCGTTAAAGAGCCCGCCGACGGCTCCGGCGTTGAGGAACAGCATCGCCATTGAGAAAATAACAAGTACCAGGCCTACCGCCTCTATCCGTGAAACCTTTCGCTGCTTTTCATTGTTTGCTGCCATCTTGTCCGCATCTCCCTTTTAAGTAAGATAGATAATAGATAACCGATATCTGGTGCGGGTGGAGAAAACCAACGGGTCTTTTAAAAAAGTATCTTTAATAATTATTCTTAGTTAATGATTTATTAGAGTAAAGTAAAATCATGCCTTCGGACGCGGCAAAT
Encoded proteins:
- a CDS encoding calcium-translocating P-type ATPase, PMCA-type, giving the protein MELEMQQPEKSPTEREPFRESAAETLSRLGVDPRRGLTGEEAAESRRRYGENSFTKKKPASVLRRLAEAAREPMILMLTAAALITLGVNIARGVSGGETDFIECAGIFAAISLSIIITVAMEGRSAKAFEALNRIADDTKVRVIREGGAELIPQREVAVGDILSVETGNRFPADARLIESSSLMADESALTGESMPVHKEAAAIFADAGTPLAERANMLYSGCFATGGSGLAVVTAIGDATEFGKIAGELSDSESTFTPLQEKLAKMGGRIALLASGAAAAVFLLQLTSFISRGTASLETISEAFITSIVLIVAAVPEGLPTIVAVSLAINIIKMSKHNALVKKMAACETIGAINVICSDKTGTLTENRMTVTDIIAGETQSKPQPLGVGPLLDNFCLNSTAEVHFEGKRAAFIGNPTECALLVAAHGAGCDYRAIRGRSTVLHAFPFSSETKNMTTVAVKDRLITAYTKGGPEKILSMCSLSDGERREAEARITEFQERARRVIAFAHREIPDSEDYDKEREMIESGMTFDGFAAIADPLRADVFEAVEHCRGAGIEVKVLTGDNITTAAAIAGELGLLGDGHYAVEARELESLSDGELAERLPAIRVIARSTPSIKMRVVKTLKALGSVVAVTGDGINDAPAIKSADVGIAMGISGTEVSKEASDIVLQDDSFSTIVKAVQWGRGIYRNFQRFIQFQLTVNLSSVLVILLSVAAGFEAPFTAIQILWINIIMDGPPALTLGLEPVRGDLMNQPPVRRDASIVSREMLWNIVTNGLYITAVFMVQHWLNFLGGTKEQQPSILFTLFVVFQLFNAFNSCALGSASVLRGFGANRLMLGVFALTFALQVLITQYADGLFKTTPLPLAVWLKIVALGLSVILLSESVKLIRRGLGSKA